A genomic window from Elaeis guineensis isolate ETL-2024a chromosome 3, EG11, whole genome shotgun sequence includes:
- the LOC105041939 gene encoding 7-deoxyloganetin glucosyltransferase — MGSIPEKPHAVCIPYPAQGHVTPLLKLAKLLHVRGFYITFVNTHFNHKRLLRSGAISSLDSLPDFRFESIPDGLPPSDEDATQDVPSLCDSIPKNCLPPFRDLITKLNGPSSPTPKVSCIVSDGVMSFTLDAAKELRIPEVLFWTPSACGFMGYLHYQHLTERGIVPLKDASDLTNGYLDTPIDWIPGMKNVRLRDLPTFLRTLDPKDIMFNYCNREAQRSSMGSAIILNTFDEFERPVLDAMASMLPPIYTIGPLSLLSRQITTGPLTSISSNLWKEDTTCLEWLQGREPGSVVYVNYGSITVMTNEQLIEFAWGLANSKHDFLWVIRPDLVKGDTAVLPQEFLNETKERGLLANWCPQEAVLSHPSIGVFLTHSGWNSTLESICGGVPVISWPFFAEQQTNCRYACTEWSIGIEIDNNVKRGEVERLVREMMEGEKGKEMRRRAVEWKESAFRATQPGGSSFQNFDRLVKEALL; from the exons ATGGGTTCCATCCCAGAGAAGCCTCATGCAGTGTGCATCCCCTACCCAGCCCAAGGCCACGTAACTCCCCTGCTGAAGCTAGCCAAGCTCCTCCATGTCCGTGGCTTCTACATCACCTTTGTCAACACCCACTTCAACCACAAACGCCTCCTCAGGTCCGGAGCCATCTCCTCCCTCGACAGCCTCCCGGACTTCCGCTTCGAGTCCATTCCGGACGGCCTCCCTCCTTCCGACGAGGATGCCACCCAAGACGTCCCCTCCCTTTGCGATTCCATCCCAAAAAATTGCCTTCCCCCTTTCCGTGACCTCATAACAAAGCTCAACGGTCCTTCCTCTCCGACACCCAAGGTGTCGTGCATAGTTTCCGATGGGGTCATGAGCTTCACCCTCGATGCTGCGAAGGAGCTCCGAATCCCCGAGGTCTTGTTCTGGACCCCTAGTGCGTGTGGCTTCATGGGTTACCTCCACTACCAACATCTCACGGAAAGAGGCATCGTTCCTCTCAAAG ATGCCAGTGATCTCACCAACGGATATCTCGACACACCCATCGATTGGATACCGGGGATGAAGAATGTCCGGCTAAGGGACTTGCCCACCTTCCTTCGTACGCTGGACCCCAAGGACATCATGTTCAATTACTGTAATCGTGAGGCCCAGAGATCATCCATGGGGTCGGCGATCATATTAAACACCTTCGATGAATTCGAACGTCCTGTATTGGATGCGATGGCATCGATGCTCCCTCCTATCTACACCATAGGCCCTTTATCCTTGCTCTCTCGCCAAATTACCACGGGCCCTTTAACATCGATAAGCTCGAACCTGTGGAAGGAGGACACAACTTGCTTGGAGTGGCTCCAAGGGAGAGAGCCCGGGTCGGTCGTGTACGTGAACTATGGAAGCATTACGGTGATGACGAACGAGCAGCTAATCGAGTTCGCGTGGGGGCTGGCTAACAGCAAGCATGATTTCTTATGGGTGATCAGACCTGACCTTGTGAAAGGAGACACAGCCGTGCTTCCACAAGAGTTCTTGAACGAGACCAAGGAGAGGGGTCTGCTGGCGAACTGGTGCCCGCAAGAGGCGGTGCTATCGCACCCGTCCATCGGAGTGTTCTTGACTCATAGCGGATGGAATTCGACGCTGGAGAGTATATGCGGTGGAGTGCCggtgattagttggccattcttTGCTGAGCAGCAGACCAATTGCAGGTATGCCTGCACGGAGTGGAGCATCGGAATAGAGATTGATAACAACGTCAAGAGAGGGGAGGTGGAGAGGTTGGTGAGGGAGATGATGGAAGGGGAGAAGGGAAAGGAGATGAGGAGGAGGGCGGTGGAGTGGAAGGAGAGTGCATTCAGAGCAACGCAACCAGGCGGTTCCTCTTTCCAGAATTTCGACAGGTTGGTCAAGGAGGCACTGCTCTGA